Proteins co-encoded in one Columba livia isolate bColLiv1 breed racing homer chromosome 14, bColLiv1.pat.W.v2, whole genome shotgun sequence genomic window:
- the GPX3 gene encoding glutathione peroxidase 3 yields MGGWSRSAWILPLFLAGLVQPGQSQEREKVKCYDSVPGTIYDYGALTIDGDEYIPFRNYAGKMVLFVNVATYUGLTLQYLELNALQNELGPYGLVVLGFPSNQFGKQEPGQNSEILPALKYVRPGGGFVPNFQLFQKGDVNGAKEQKVFTFLKNSCPPVAEEFGNPKNLFWEPLRNHDIKWNFEKFLVGPDGVPVMRWYHRANIAVVKNDIIAYMRQQQQQPLPQGQ; encoded by the exons ATGGGGGGCTGGTCCCGCAGCGCCTGGATTTTGCCCCTTTTCTTGGCTGGGCTTGTCCAGCCGGGACAGAGCCAGGAGAGGGAGAAG GTGAAATGCTACGACTCAGTGCCAGGCACCATCTACGACTACGGGGCTCTGACCATCGATGGGGACGAGTACATCCCCTTTAGGAACTACGCAGGGAAGATGGTTCTCTTTGTCAACGTGGCCACATACTGAGGCCTCACCCTGCAGTACCTTG AACTGAATGCACTACAAAACGAGCTGGGGCCCTATGGGCTCGTCGTCCTGGGCTTCCCTTCCAACCAATTCGGAAAGCAGGAACCCGGCCAGAACTCGGAGATCCTCCCTGCTCTGAA GTATGTCCGGCCAGGTGGTGGCTTTGTCCCCAACTTCCAGCTCTTCCAGAAAGGGGATGTGAACGGGGCCAAGGAGCAGAAGGTCTTCACCTTCCTGAAG AACTCCTGTCCCCCGGTGGCAGAGGAGTTTGGGAACCCCAAGAACCTCTTCTGGGAGCCTCTTCGGAACCACGACATCAAGTGGAACTTTGAGAAGTTCCTGGTGGGCCCCGACGGCGTGCCTGTCATGCGCTGGTACCACCGCGCCAACATCGCCGTTGTGAAGAACGACATCATCGCCTAcatgaggcagcagcagcagcagccgctgccaCAGGGCCAGTAG